A window from Pseudomonas campi encodes these proteins:
- a CDS encoding class I SAM-dependent methyltransferase, with protein sequence MMIQWARKLVPSLATLSYNPVLKHVLSLGDLMPGLLFKEFRNLPPNYMRVRIGAGSRLFHNQIVYLNAARNFWYYMMDKGLVGLDSDVVDIGVGCGRYAHHLRDYDFKGERFSGQYIGIDIDDEMLAWCSEHFDTERFSFIKSTHSSATYRNENGQKAFYSIPLADESRDLVFSTSLYTHLLEEELYNYSAEAFRILRPGRCMAMYVFCLDFPPPTFMTRHTFAHRIGAAAVESLVNPEAAVAYDSNYLIEMCRGIGFTDVSIKTVKGEAQPLLLARK encoded by the coding sequence ATGATGATTCAGTGGGCAAGAAAGCTGGTGCCCTCATTGGCCACGCTGAGCTACAACCCGGTTCTCAAGCATGTGTTATCGCTGGGCGATCTGATGCCGGGCTTACTGTTCAAGGAGTTTCGCAACCTGCCACCGAACTACATGCGCGTACGTATCGGCGCCGGTTCGCGGTTGTTCCACAACCAAATCGTCTACCTCAATGCTGCGCGCAACTTCTGGTACTACATGATGGACAAGGGCTTGGTCGGCCTCGACTCCGATGTGGTCGACATTGGCGTGGGTTGCGGTCGTTACGCCCATCACCTGCGTGACTACGACTTCAAGGGCGAGCGTTTCAGTGGCCAGTACATCGGTATCGATATCGACGATGAGATGCTCGCCTGGTGCAGTGAGCACTTCGATACCGAGCGTTTCAGCTTCATCAAATCGACCCACAGCAGCGCCACTTACCGCAACGAGAATGGCCAGAAGGCCTTCTACAGCATTCCCCTGGCAGATGAGAGCCGTGACCTGGTGTTCTCCACGTCGCTCTACACCCACCTGCTGGAGGAGGAGCTGTACAACTACAGCGCCGAGGCTTTCCGCATCCTGCGGCCGGGGCGCTGCATGGCGATGTATGTGTTCTGTCTGGACTTTCCGCCGCCGACCTTCATGACCCGCCATACCTTTGCCCATCGCATCGGTGCTGCCGCCGTGGAGTCGCTGGTCAATCCGGAGGCTGCGGTGGCCTATGACTCGAACTACCTGATCGAGATGTGCCGCGGTATCGGCTTCACTGATGTTTCCATCAAAACCGTTAAAGGGGAGGCGCAGCCTTTGCTGCTGGCACGCAAATGA
- a CDS encoding glycosyltransferase family 4 protein, translated as MRILLLVETLTIGGLPNYVLELARALAERGETVGLAHGGGEVPAFLDCRGVELLALTANGFQQPYDLQSALQILCDWQADLLHLHLCSVLPLLQALPSLGVPLLRSFHDYTSMCLRRGRRRFPGDRCTRPLGWSCALQGCLIGAPRPGSRVPGLQNLPAKLAERAVYHGFSASVVGSQHMRRVLLLNGFAEPDVNVVPYFSRFDQQALGRASLGAPKALGLPGRERPLRLLFTGQAVKGKGLEVLVKALAQLRGDWHFTAISSGPRLPVAKALAERHGIAERIDFIEWLPQEQLADYYRSADLFVLPSVWDDPGPLVGIEAMSFETPVLAFPVGGIPDYVLDGRTGYLTASVSVAGMAAGLQRALDQAESLPALGLAARALVAQRHTRGGHIDTLQQLYRRVTPPHTQPGLTAKELLS; from the coding sequence ATGAGAATCCTGTTGCTGGTGGAGACCCTGACGATTGGCGGCCTGCCCAACTACGTGCTGGAGCTGGCTCGGGCCTTGGCCGAACGCGGCGAAACCGTGGGCCTGGCCCATGGTGGCGGCGAGGTCCCGGCGTTTCTCGATTGCCGTGGCGTGGAGCTGTTGGCGTTGACCGCCAATGGCTTCCAGCAACCCTACGACTTGCAGAGTGCCCTGCAGATCCTGTGCGACTGGCAGGCGGACCTGCTGCACCTGCATCTGTGCAGCGTATTGCCCTTGCTGCAGGCGCTGCCAAGTCTGGGGGTGCCGCTGCTGCGCTCCTTCCACGATTACACCTCGATGTGTCTGCGCCGTGGTCGTCGGCGTTTCCCAGGTGATCGCTGCACCCGTCCGCTGGGGTGGAGCTGTGCCTTGCAAGGCTGCCTGATCGGCGCGCCGCGCCCAGGTAGCCGCGTGCCGGGCTTGCAGAATTTACCCGCCAAGCTGGCGGAGCGTGCCGTTTACCACGGCTTTTCGGCATCGGTGGTGGGCAGCCAGCACATGCGTCGGGTGCTGCTGTTGAATGGTTTCGCCGAACCGGACGTCAACGTGGTGCCCTATTTCAGCCGCTTCGATCAGCAAGCGCTGGGGCGGGCGTCGCTGGGTGCGCCCAAGGCGCTGGGACTGCCCGGGCGCGAGCGCCCGCTACGGCTGCTGTTCACCGGCCAGGCGGTAAAAGGCAAGGGCCTGGAAGTGCTGGTCAAGGCGCTAGCCCAGCTGCGCGGCGACTGGCACTTCACCGCGATTTCCTCCGGGCCCCGGCTACCGGTAGCCAAGGCCCTGGCCGAGCGGCATGGCATTGCCGAGCGCATCGACTTCATCGAGTGGCTGCCCCAGGAGCAGCTTGCCGACTATTACCGCAGCGCCGATCTGTTCGTCCTGCCCTCGGTCTGGGATGACCCGGGCCCGCTGGTCGGTATCGAGGCCATGTCTTTCGAAACCCCGGTGCTGGCATTCCCCGTGGGCGGGATTCCGGACTATGTACTAGACGGCCGCACCGGTTACCTGACCGCCAGTGTTTCTGTCGCGGGCATGGCGGCCGGCCTGCAGCGCGCGCTCGATCAGGCCGAGTCGCTGCCCGCACTGGGCCTGGCGGCGCGAGCCTTGGTAGCCCAACGGCATACCCGTGGTGGCCATATCGATACCTTACAACAGCTATACCGACGCGTTACCCCGCCGCACACCCAGCCTGGCTTGACGGCCAAGGAGTTGCTCTCATGA
- a CDS encoding O-antigen ligase family protein yields MVFSSLLQRSEVSGRGVLLALPLGFLLALLTTLYPLPGMALGVGLGVVLALSKQPQLLMIPFVISLAIPIQRTFAGLPLNATDGLLVLWCLLWPFMLQREQAPHLGRWRVPLLVWAITPFLIATCLAQIGSIAQGNSLKQILRIVEWFMVLPVLLMIFRPQPAFWRFAALTMLLVPCLFAIDGLYELASNGTRLTGMLGIPVPIPEGDMAQIRHTFDISGRAGSSFGGAQGLAMYLVMTMSVAIAHLLISPRPGLRLLAGLCLLVCLGGLAATKSRGGLLGALALVLVMLVVFRPVLLRWLVLLGVLAALAGVLTIAMLPNWDGTIADLVPGRPEAVLDRLIIWGVVFDVFKDNPLFGVGLGNFRDEFFARGVSLNVELGYSSLHAHNTYLEILADTGLVGLLGYLAFLLTVARHLARRWRERCGDDAAVFTLAAIGTLAAYMVFASVDMLLLQNMHFLLVLLLGLGVSDSRADAVGLKVSEPEQMA; encoded by the coding sequence ATGGTGTTTAGTTCGTTGCTGCAGCGATCGGAGGTCAGTGGGCGTGGTGTGCTATTGGCGCTGCCACTCGGCTTCCTGTTGGCGCTGTTGACCACCCTCTATCCATTGCCGGGCATGGCGCTGGGTGTGGGGCTGGGCGTGGTGCTGGCACTCAGCAAGCAACCTCAATTGCTGATGATTCCGTTCGTCATCAGCTTGGCCATTCCGATCCAGAGGACCTTCGCCGGCCTGCCGCTGAATGCCACGGACGGTCTGCTGGTGCTCTGGTGCCTGCTCTGGCCGTTCATGTTGCAGCGTGAGCAGGCGCCGCATCTGGGGCGCTGGCGCGTGCCGTTGCTGGTGTGGGCCATCACGCCGTTCCTGATCGCCACCTGCCTGGCGCAGATCGGCTCCATCGCTCAGGGCAACAGCCTCAAGCAGATCCTGCGCATCGTCGAATGGTTCATGGTGCTGCCGGTGTTGCTGATGATCTTTCGTCCGCAACCGGCGTTCTGGCGCTTCGCGGCCCTGACCATGCTGCTGGTGCCGTGCCTGTTCGCCATCGACGGGCTCTACGAACTGGCCAGCAATGGCACGCGGCTGACCGGCATGCTGGGGATTCCGGTGCCGATCCCGGAAGGCGACATGGCGCAGATCCGCCATACCTTCGATATCTCCGGTCGTGCCGGCAGTTCCTTTGGCGGTGCCCAGGGTCTGGCCATGTACCTGGTGATGACCATGAGCGTGGCGATCGCGCACCTGCTCATTTCGCCGCGTCCGGGGCTGCGTCTGCTGGCGGGGCTATGCCTGCTGGTGTGCCTGGGCGGGTTGGCGGCTACCAAGTCGCGCGGCGGCCTGCTGGGCGCCCTGGCCCTGGTGCTGGTGATGCTGGTGGTGTTCCGCCCTGTGTTGCTGCGCTGGCTGGTGCTGCTGGGCGTGCTGGCGGCGCTGGCTGGCGTGCTGACTATCGCCATGCTGCCGAACTGGGACGGCACCATCGCCGACCTTGTGCCCGGTCGCCCGGAGGCGGTGCTCGACCGTCTGATCATCTGGGGCGTGGTCTTCGATGTGTTCAAGGACAACCCCTTGTTCGGCGTCGGCCTGGGCAATTTCCGCGATGAGTTCTTTGCCCGCGGGGTAAGCCTGAACGTCGAACTCGGCTATTCATCGCTGCATGCCCATAACACCTACCTGGAAATCCTCGCCGATACCGGGCTGGTCGGTCTGCTCGGTTACCTGGCGTTCCTGCTGACGGTGGCGCGGCACCTGGCCAGACGCTGGCGCGAGCGTTGCGGCGACGACGCGGCGGTATTCACCCTGGCGGCCATCGGCACCTTGGCGGCCTACATGGTGTTTGCCTCGGTGGACATGCTGCTGTTGCAGAACATGCATTTTCTGTTGGTGTTGTTGCTCGGTCTGGGTGTCAGCGACAGCCGCGCCGACGCGGTTGGCCTCAAGGTGAGTGAGCCGGAGCAGATGGCATGA
- a CDS encoding glycosyltransferase family 2 protein has translation MTSLCVSIVNYKTPQLVIECIDSLKRFAPSLAALEVVVVDNASGDDSLVRIAAAHADVRLIDAGANLGFAAGNNLALRECSSDYVLLLNSDALVVAGTLDGLLGALQDNPQVGAVSARVVNADDGEDQDYPCRFPTLTEMVRRALRGPQYPAQGQQAPVAMERLHGACMMLRGALLRDVGLLDDGFFMYDEDVDWCVRIRQQGWQLWLLPEVRVLHHGGKSSGRAPSGQRAAPQLSATALRMRYELRRSRYRLYRKHRALWEVCLLKLLTDLAMLAASVRPALHCLLPQRRAASLALLRSNFRVIALNPFGPEVSGHGV, from the coding sequence ATGACATCGCTGTGCGTTTCCATCGTCAATTACAAGACGCCGCAGTTGGTGATCGAGTGCATCGACTCGCTGAAGCGCTTTGCTCCCAGCCTGGCCGCGCTCGAGGTGGTGGTGGTCGACAACGCCTCGGGCGATGACAGCCTGGTGCGCATCGCCGCCGCTCACGCCGACGTGCGCTTGATCGACGCCGGTGCCAACCTGGGCTTCGCTGCGGGCAACAACCTGGCGCTACGCGAGTGCAGCAGTGACTACGTGCTGCTGCTCAACAGCGATGCGCTGGTGGTGGCGGGCACGCTGGATGGCCTGCTGGGTGCCTTGCAGGACAATCCACAGGTTGGCGCGGTCAGTGCGCGGGTGGTGAATGCCGATGACGGCGAAGATCAGGATTACCCCTGCCGCTTCCCGACCCTGACGGAAATGGTCCGTCGTGCGCTACGTGGCCCGCAGTACCCGGCGCAGGGTCAGCAGGCGCCAGTGGCGATGGAGCGCTTGCATGGTGCCTGCATGATGCTGCGCGGTGCCTTGCTGCGTGATGTCGGCCTGCTCGATGACGGTTTCTTCATGTACGACGAGGATGTCGACTGGTGCGTGCGCATCCGCCAGCAGGGCTGGCAGTTATGGTTGCTGCCTGAGGTACGGGTGCTGCACCACGGCGGCAAGTCTTCCGGGCGAGCGCCGAGCGGCCAGCGTGCGGCACCTCAGTTGAGTGCCACGGCGCTGCGCATGCGTTATGAGCTGCGCCGCAGTCGTTATCGCCTGTATCGCAAGCACCGTGCGCTGTGGGAAGTGTGCCTGCTCAAGTTGCTAACCGACCTGGCAATGCTGGCGGCCAGTGTGCGCCCGGCCCTGCACTGCCTGCTGCCGCAACGTCGCGCCGCCTCGCTGGCGCTACTGCGCTCCAATTTCAGGGTGATTGCCCTTAATCCTTTCGGTCCGGAGGTGTCCGGGCATGGTGTTTAG
- a CDS encoding NAD-dependent epimerase/dehydratase family protein encodes MTVAVVGASSFIGRALQARAQTASWRFLDWRTALAEDAWLDGVDCLINCAFDPALKREPYSAARDIDLQLAERLRDYPQVHYLMLSSRMVYGPAAADGRLHEALLPQPINLYGAAKWQSEQALQCLLEQRLTVLRLSNVCGYELGGGRQSFFAMAARSLSEQGRIVLDMSPFIERDFLPVEILAAWLPLIAAAPQPGVFNLGAGQGTATGRIAQWLIQGYGEGELLVSNLREHDPFWLDLSAATQAYGIAGVDTAQLRDYCLALGQRLRLVKDAAQ; translated from the coding sequence ATGACGGTGGCGGTGGTCGGTGCCAGCAGTTTCATTGGCCGGGCTCTGCAGGCGCGTGCGCAAACGGCGAGCTGGCGCTTCCTCGACTGGCGCACGGCGCTGGCTGAAGACGCCTGGCTGGACGGTGTCGACTGCCTGATCAACTGCGCCTTCGATCCCGCGCTCAAACGTGAGCCCTACAGTGCCGCGCGTGATATCGACCTGCAACTGGCTGAGCGATTGCGCGACTATCCGCAAGTGCATTACCTGATGCTCAGCTCGCGCATGGTCTATGGCCCGGCCGCTGCTGACGGTCGCCTGCATGAGGCGCTGCTGCCGCAACCGATCAACCTCTATGGCGCCGCCAAATGGCAGAGCGAGCAGGCCTTGCAGTGCCTGCTCGAGCAACGTCTGACGGTGCTGCGTTTGAGCAATGTCTGTGGTTACGAACTGGGTGGCGGCCGCCAGAGTTTCTTCGCCATGGCGGCGCGCAGCCTCAGTGAGCAGGGGCGCATCGTGCTGGACATGAGCCCTTTCATTGAGCGCGACTTCCTGCCGGTGGAAATCCTTGCCGCCTGGTTGCCACTCATCGCCGCCGCGCCCCAGCCCGGGGTGTTCAACCTTGGCGCAGGGCAGGGAACGGCGACCGGGCGTATCGCCCAATGGTTGATCCAGGGTTACGGTGAAGGTGAACTGCTGGTCAGCAACCTGCGCGAGCATGATCCGTTCTGGCTGGACCTGAGTGCGGCAACGCAGGCCTACGGCATCGCAGGAGTCGATACGGCGCAGTTACGTGACTATTGCCTGGCCCTCGGCCAGCGTTTGCGCCTGGTAAAGGATGCCGCCCAATGA
- a CDS encoding glycosyltransferase family 2 protein, producing MPFDPIARTSVVILTLDAQRYLPALLTAIGGLPQAPQRVLFIDSASRDQTVALALAAGHQVHGIQRSDFGHGKTRNLALQLCADSEFLVYLTQDACPRGENWLAQLLQPFTDEQVALVYGRQLPRAEATLSERFAREFNYSAQADRSTLADLPVRGIKAVFCSNSFSAYRRAALVAVGGFPEKLPLGEDMAVALRLLQQGHARCYQPLAQAVHSHDYSVLQELKRYFDIGTLMAMDDELRRVRLAASGEGLRFVRAELAVAWQQSALAELCRIVLRTLGKYFGFALGQRYQHLPMSWRRRLSMHAFFWSES from the coding sequence ATGCCTTTTGACCCGATTGCGCGGACCAGCGTGGTGATTCTCACCCTCGACGCCCAGCGCTACCTGCCGGCGCTGCTGACGGCCATCGGCGGATTGCCACAGGCGCCGCAGCGGGTGCTGTTCATCGACTCTGCCTCGCGTGACCAAACTGTCGCCCTCGCGCTGGCGGCTGGGCATCAGGTGCATGGCATTCAACGCAGTGACTTCGGACACGGCAAGACCCGAAACCTGGCGTTGCAGCTGTGTGCCGACAGCGAGTTTCTGGTCTACCTGACGCAGGATGCCTGCCCCCGCGGCGAGAATTGGCTAGCGCAACTGCTGCAACCCTTCACCGATGAGCAGGTGGCGCTGGTCTATGGCCGGCAACTGCCACGCGCTGAGGCGACCTTGTCCGAGCGCTTTGCTCGCGAGTTCAACTATTCGGCACAAGCCGATCGAAGCACGCTGGCGGATCTGCCTGTGCGTGGGATCAAGGCCGTGTTCTGCTCCAACTCATTCTCCGCCTACCGCCGGGCCGCGCTGGTGGCGGTGGGTGGCTTCCCTGAAAAACTGCCGCTGGGCGAGGACATGGCGGTAGCCCTGCGTTTGCTTCAGCAAGGACATGCCCGTTGCTATCAGCCACTGGCCCAGGCGGTGCATAGCCATGACTACAGCGTGCTCCAGGAACTCAAGCGCTACTTCGATATCGGTACGCTGATGGCCATGGACGACGAGTTGCGCCGCGTGCGCTTGGCCGCCTCGGGTGAGGGCCTGCGCTTTGTTCGCGCCGAGCTGGCAGTCGCCTGGCAGCAGAGTGCCTTGGCCGAACTATGCAGAATCGTGCTGCGCACGCTGGGCAAGTACTTCGGCTTCGCCCTGGGGCAGCGTTATCAGCATCTACCGATGAGCTGGCGGCGGCGCTTGAGCATGCACGCGTTTTTCTGGAGTGAATCATGA
- a CDS encoding exopolysaccharide biosynthesis polyprenyl glycosylphosphotransferase, translated as MLRLVHALCGFLAVAALYVYMLAVQAESVADLRLWAVFLTLFAALMPVRVYGGLCQRRVERALKAVSALLNAGMAIAVLQVLLLLAGQNGLPPLLLLGLFLLVGMMSLGGRLLLERLVRRWDHKTRLVIVGAGEQGVAIAQHMALSEPNIEVIGFIEDRQSRIDPSSLPVPLLGNTSQLEELPRDIDGVVIALPNNAGERVNELASLLRSRLGSVYLAPEVPVLRHAFAGWPKQGPHKMMLLGMNRLPVEGRLLKRLFDIGFSACALLAFLPFGLLIAAAIKLESPGPVLFRQQRYGLRNQLFGIYKFRSMSFEPDGANKEIRLTARGDSRVTRVGEFLRRSSLDEIPQFLNVLLGHMSVVGPRPHPPGVKAGDRIYEAVVVDFVERYKVRPGITGWAQVNGLRGNTFTEEHLTERFSYDIQYIQNWSVELDMWIVTKTVLGGFGGKNAF; from the coding sequence TTGTTGCGATTGGTGCATGCGCTCTGCGGTTTCCTGGCAGTGGCGGCGCTCTATGTCTATATGCTTGCCGTGCAGGCGGAGTCGGTGGCAGATCTGCGGCTGTGGGCAGTATTCCTCACCCTGTTTGCCGCTTTGATGCCGGTACGCGTCTACGGGGGCTTGTGCCAGCGGCGTGTTGAACGAGCGCTGAAAGCGGTGAGTGCGTTGCTCAATGCGGGCATGGCAATTGCCGTGTTGCAGGTACTGTTGCTGCTGGCCGGGCAGAATGGGTTGCCGCCGCTGCTTCTGCTGGGGCTCTTCCTGCTGGTAGGCATGATGTCGCTGGGTGGCCGCTTGCTCCTGGAACGCCTGGTTCGCCGCTGGGATCACAAGACGCGTCTGGTCATTGTCGGCGCCGGCGAGCAGGGTGTTGCAATTGCCCAACACATGGCGCTGAGCGAGCCGAATATCGAGGTCATCGGTTTTATCGAAGACCGCCAGTCGCGGATTGACCCCTCCAGCCTGCCTGTGCCACTGCTGGGCAACACCTCGCAGCTGGAAGAGCTGCCGCGTGATATCGATGGCGTGGTGATCGCGCTGCCGAACAATGCCGGTGAGCGGGTCAATGAGCTGGCTTCTTTGCTGCGTTCGCGCCTGGGCAGTGTGTATCTGGCGCCTGAAGTGCCGGTGCTGCGCCACGCTTTCGCCGGCTGGCCGAAGCAGGGCCCACACAAGATGATGTTGTTGGGCATGAATCGTCTGCCGGTCGAAGGGCGCTTGCTCAAGAGGCTTTTCGATATCGGTTTTTCGGCCTGCGCCTTGCTGGCGTTTCTGCCGTTCGGCTTGCTGATCGCTGCCGCGATCAAGCTCGAATCGCCTGGGCCGGTGCTGTTCCGGCAACAGCGTTATGGCCTGCGTAACCAACTGTTCGGCATCTACAAGTTCCGTAGCATGAGCTTCGAACCCGATGGGGCGAACAAGGAAATTCGTCTCACTGCCCGAGGCGATAGCCGAGTCACTCGCGTTGGTGAGTTTCTGCGGCGCAGCAGTCTCGATGAGATCCCGCAATTCCTCAATGTGCTGCTGGGGCATATGTCGGTGGTCGGCCCGCGCCCGCATCCGCCCGGGGTGAAGGCCGGTGACCGGATCTACGAGGCGGTGGTGGTGGATTTCGTCGAGCGCTACAAGGTGCGTCCCGGCATCACGGGCTGGGCACAAGTCAACGGCCTGCGTGGTAACACCTTTACCGAGGAACACCTGACCGAGCGTTTTTCCTACGACATCCAGTACATCCAGAACTGGTCTGTCGAGCTCGATATGTGGATCGTCACCAAGACCGTGCTGGGCGGTTTCGGAGGCAAGAATGCCTTTTGA
- a CDS encoding GDP-mannose 4,6-dehydratase: MRKIVITGGAGFAGSHIVDEACQKYPDARVVVLDKMTYAGDVRNISHHVFSNRVQLLVGDVADLDLCRRVVKGACLVIHAAAESHVDNSFGNSLEFTRTNVLGTHALIEACRQERVPKVVHVSTDEVYGEVMSGAAAEDDVLRPTNPYSSSKAAAEMILRGYIQSYHEPIVIIRANNLYGIRQFPEKIIPRFICHLLTGRRLPLHGNGSNRRHYLSTRDFARAVLFVAEQGVVGETYNIGTTEEYTNLEMAELVCKHFGRSVDQLVDFVPDRPFNDARYSISWSKLQGMGWKPQHSLREDLGMLVDWYRDNLERYTELFGTPEVQAITQTLAMLATSGAAAELKVTT; this comes from the coding sequence ATGCGCAAGATCGTAATCACCGGTGGTGCTGGTTTCGCTGGCTCGCATATCGTCGATGAAGCTTGTCAGAAATACCCGGACGCTCGTGTGGTGGTCCTCGACAAGATGACCTATGCGGGTGATGTGCGAAACATCTCTCATCATGTGTTCTCCAACCGAGTGCAACTGCTGGTGGGTGATGTGGCCGACCTGGACCTGTGCCGACGTGTGGTTAAGGGCGCCTGTCTGGTAATCCATGCGGCAGCGGAGAGCCACGTCGACAACTCCTTCGGCAACTCCCTGGAGTTCACCCGCACCAACGTGTTGGGTACCCACGCGCTGATAGAAGCCTGCCGCCAGGAGCGCGTACCTAAAGTGGTGCATGTCAGCACTGACGAGGTGTATGGCGAGGTCATGAGCGGTGCGGCGGCCGAGGACGATGTGCTGCGCCCGACCAACCCGTACTCTTCCTCCAAGGCTGCCGCAGAAATGATTCTGCGCGGCTATATCCAGTCCTATCACGAGCCCATCGTGATCATCCGGGCGAACAACCTCTATGGCATTCGCCAGTTCCCGGAAAAGATCATTCCCCGCTTCATCTGCCATTTGCTCACCGGGCGGCGCCTGCCCCTGCATGGCAACGGCAGCAACCGCCGCCACTATCTGAGCACTCGCGACTTCGCGCGTGCTGTGCTGTTCGTTGCCGAACAGGGTGTGGTCGGTGAGACCTACAACATCGGTACCACTGAGGAATACACCAACCTGGAGATGGCCGAGCTGGTGTGCAAGCACTTCGGGCGCAGCGTCGATCAGTTGGTGGACTTCGTGCCGGACAGGCCCTTCAACGATGCACGCTATTCGATCTCCTGGAGCAAGCTCCAGGGCATGGGCTGGAAACCCCAGCACAGCTTGCGTGAAGACCTCGGCATGCTGGTCGACTGGTACCGCGACAACCTTGAGCGCTACACCGAACTCTTCGGTACTCCTGAGGTTCAGGCCATTACCCAGACGCTGGCGATGCTTGCCACCAGTGGGGCAGCCGCGGAATTGAAAGTCACCACGTGA